The proteins below come from a single Vanacampus margaritifer isolate UIUO_Vmar chromosome 10, RoL_Vmar_1.0, whole genome shotgun sequence genomic window:
- the rhogd gene encoding ras homolog gene family, member Gd, which translates to MQTIKCVVVGDGAVGKTCLLISYTTNAFPEEYIPTVFDNYSAQMSVDGRTVSLNLWDTAGQEEYDRLRTLSYPQTNVFIICFSIGSPSSHANVRHKWHPEVSHHCPSVPILLVGTKRDLRGDAETVKKLKEQSLAPTTQQQGNALAKQIGAVKYMECSALLQEGVREVFAEAVRAVLYPVTKKNTKKCVLL; encoded by the coding sequence ATGCAGACCATAAAATGTGTGGTGGTTGGCGATGGGGCAGTAGGGAAAACTTGCCTTCTCATCTCGTACACCACCAATGCCTTTCCTGAAGAATATATCCCAACGGTGTTCGACAACTACAGCGCCCAGATGAGCGTAGACGGCCGTACCGTCAGCCTTAACTTGTGGGACACGGCCGGCCAGGAGGAGTACGACCGCCTGCGTACTCTTTCCTACCCCCAGACCAACGTCTTCATCATTTGCTTCTCAATCGGCAGCCCCTCCTCTCACGCCAACGTCAGACACAAGTGGCACCCCGAGGTGTCTCACCACTGCCCCAGCGTGCCCATCCTGCTGGTGGGCACCAAGAGGGACCTCAGGGGAGACGCGGAAACGGTGAAGAAGCTTAAGGAGCAGAGTTTGGCTCCCACCACCCAGCAGCAGGGAAACGCCCTGGCCAAGCAAATCGGGGCCGTCAAGTACATGGAGTGCTCGGCGCTGCTGCAGGAAGGCGTCAGGGAGGTGTTTGCAGAGGCCGTCAGAGCGGTTTTGTACCCCGTCACGAAAAAGAACACCAAGAAATGCGTGCTATTGTAA